A single Fluviispira vulneris DNA region contains:
- a CDS encoding class I SAM-dependent methyltransferase — protein MNNSISSHYDASSENYYLQYERNLLNDVNRVYPANYFRLQLLVNSFIEKNIKRVIEVGVGEGTPLSTLSNLGIDVTGFDISHEMVKKSKEKLQKLGLDPNNIIWGDIQDPITYSSLLRKGQFDALLAMGVMPHVRNDEECLLNIKALVKPGGTVFIEFRNKLFSLFTFNKYTYEFILDDLLSNVSTDIKNLVSAELKNKLEMNKPTPRVIHEENNKSPGYDAILSKFHNPFEISNLFKKCGFKNLNLLWYHYHPAMPYLMEQNRELFRAEALKLEHDTSGWKGMFLCSAFVVEATKE, from the coding sequence ATGAATAATTCTATTTCTAGCCACTATGATGCTTCATCTGAAAACTATTATCTACAATATGAGCGCAATTTACTAAATGATGTCAATAGAGTATATCCTGCAAATTATTTCCGCTTACAATTATTAGTAAACTCATTTATTGAAAAAAATATTAAAAGAGTTATTGAAGTTGGAGTTGGAGAAGGAACTCCATTATCGACGCTATCAAATCTAGGAATCGATGTCACAGGATTCGATATTAGCCATGAAATGGTTAAAAAATCAAAAGAAAAATTACAAAAATTAGGTCTAGATCCGAACAATATAATTTGGGGAGACATTCAAGACCCAATTACATATTCCAGTTTACTCCGTAAAGGTCAGTTTGATGCTCTTTTAGCAATGGGAGTTATGCCTCATGTCAGAAATGACGAAGAATGTTTACTAAATATTAAGGCACTTGTTAAACCTGGAGGAACTGTTTTTATAGAGTTCAGAAATAAACTTTTTTCGCTTTTTACTTTTAATAAATATACATATGAATTTATTCTTGATGATTTACTTTCAAATGTTTCAACAGATATAAAAAATTTAGTTAGCGCTGAGCTTAAAAATAAATTGGAAATGAACAAGCCAACTCCTCGTGTTATTCACGAGGAGAATAATAAATCACCAGGTTATGATGCAATATTGTCAAAATTTCATAATCCTTTTGAAATATCTAATTTATTTAAAAAGTGTGGCTTTAAGAATTTAAATCTTCTTTGGTATCATTATCATCCGGCCATGCCATATCTAATGGAGCAAAATCGAGAGCTTTTTAGAGCAGAAGCTCTAAAACTTGAACACGATACGTCAGGCTGGAAAGGTATGTTTCTCTGTTCAGCCTTCGTAGTAGAAGCTACTAAGGAATAA
- a CDS encoding DUF4910 domain-containing protein — translation MIGDKIYNLAKDLWKIDRSITGDGVRKTLSIIKNKHLPQLSIFEVPSGHKVLDWTVPKEWRIKDAYIITPSKQKICDFKINNLHILGYSKPIHKKMQLDELNQNLYSLENQPDAIPYVTSYYTERWGFCLSHRERLQLPEGEYEVFIDSELFDGSLTYGELIIPGEQKEEVFLSTYVCHPSMANNELSGPSVTTFLAEWLMSLHKKKYTYRIIFIPETIGSITYLSKNLDTLKANVIAGFNITCVGDNRTYSYLPSRNGNTLSDIIAKHVLKWIYPHYKSYKWKDRGSDERQYCAPGIDLPIASIMRSKYGEYPEYHTSLDNLNNVVTPEGLAGSYNTLKNAIEAIENNYKPKVSILGEPQLGKRGLYPTLSIKNNSDSIKTLMNLITYSDGTKSLVEIAEECDVPIWELYPIINKLLDHNLLIINK, via the coding sequence ATGATTGGAGATAAAATATACAATCTTGCAAAAGATCTTTGGAAGATTGATAGGAGTATAACTGGTGATGGGGTCAGGAAAACTTTATCAATAATAAAGAATAAGCATCTACCACAATTATCAATTTTCGAAGTGCCTTCAGGCCACAAAGTTCTTGATTGGACTGTTCCGAAAGAATGGCGGATAAAAGATGCTTATATTATAACTCCTTCTAAACAAAAAATCTGTGACTTTAAAATAAATAATCTTCATATTTTAGGATATAGCAAACCTATACATAAAAAAATGCAGCTTGATGAATTAAACCAAAATTTATATTCACTTGAAAATCAACCAGATGCTATACCATATGTTACTTCTTACTACACTGAACGATGGGGATTTTGTCTTTCACATAGAGAAAGACTTCAACTTCCCGAAGGAGAATATGAAGTCTTTATCGATTCTGAGCTTTTTGATGGTTCATTAACATATGGTGAATTGATAATTCCTGGAGAGCAAAAAGAAGAGGTATTTCTTTCAACGTATGTCTGCCATCCATCTATGGCAAATAATGAATTATCAGGACCATCAGTAACGACTTTTCTTGCTGAATGGTTGATGTCATTACATAAAAAAAAATATACTTACAGAATAATTTTTATACCTGAAACTATTGGGTCTATAACATACTTGAGTAAAAACTTAGATACATTAAAAGCAAATGTAATAGCAGGTTTTAATATTACTTGCGTTGGAGATAATAGAACATACTCTTATCTTCCTTCAAGGAACGGAAATACATTAAGTGATATTATTGCAAAACATGTACTGAAATGGATCTATCCCCATTATAAGTCTTATAAGTGGAAGGATAGAGGGAGCGATGAACGACAATATTGTGCGCCTGGAATAGACTTACCAATAGCATCTATTATGAGATCAAAATATGGTGAGTATCCTGAGTACCATACGTCTCTAGATAATCTTAATAATGTTGTTACACCTGAAGGTTTAGCAGGAAGCTATAATACTTTAAAAAACGCTATAGAAGCCATAGAAAATAATTATAAACCAAAGGTATCGATACTTGGAGAACCACAGTTAGGTAAAAGAGGTTTGTATCCAACTTTATCTATCAAAAATAATTCCGATAGCATAAAAACTTTGATGAATTTAATTACATACTCTGATGGTACAAAAAGCCTAGTTGAAATTGCTGAAGAATGTGATGTCCCTATATGGGAATTATACCCCATAATTAATAAGTTATTAGACCATAATTTATTAATTATAAATAAATAA
- the neuC gene encoding UDP-N-acetylglucosamine 2-epimerase, which translates to MKSKRRIAVFTGNRAEYGLLFPLLKLLRDHEGIDFHLIVSGAHLDKNFGKTLEMIRNDGFNVSSEVKIDMNMDSLSSTPKAIGSAILSMTQTLENIRPDIFVVYADRFEGFAAAIASTQMCIPTAHIEGGDITEGGAFDDSVRHAITKLAHLHFTTNQEAANRVVSMGEEIWRVHNVGFTGIDLIKDSYITSEQSLIDQYKIDVSKPLVLFTQHPVSIEYDDTKKNIEQSLRALWRLANEGVQIVITYPNNDVGCKIIIEQINYFINNRNNKNIYIYPSLGQKNYYGFLSLALDMNKKIVCCGNSSSGIKETPAFYCPTVNIGTRQNGRLRAENVLDVSYDENEIYSKIRYSLYDVDFRNKCREIINPYGQGDASEKILDVLMKIKLNNEILNKKMTLVNF; encoded by the coding sequence GTGAAAAGTAAAAGGAGAATTGCAGTATTTACGGGGAATAGAGCTGAATATGGTTTATTATTTCCTCTTTTAAAGCTTTTACGAGACCATGAAGGTATTGATTTTCATTTAATCGTTTCTGGAGCCCATCTTGATAAAAATTTTGGAAAAACATTAGAAATGATTCGTAATGATGGTTTTAATGTTTCAAGTGAAGTTAAAATTGACATGAATATGGATAGCTTATCATCAACTCCTAAAGCAATTGGCTCTGCTATTTTATCTATGACACAGACTTTGGAAAATATTCGTCCAGATATTTTTGTTGTATATGCAGATAGGTTTGAAGGATTTGCAGCTGCAATCGCAAGCACACAAATGTGTATACCAACTGCTCATATTGAAGGTGGTGATATAACTGAAGGGGGAGCTTTTGATGATTCAGTGAGACATGCGATTACTAAGTTAGCTCATTTGCATTTTACAACGAATCAAGAAGCTGCAAATAGAGTAGTCAGTATGGGCGAGGAGATTTGGAGAGTTCATAATGTTGGTTTTACTGGGATAGATTTGATAAAAGATTCTTATATTACTTCAGAACAAAGCTTAATTGATCAATATAAAATTGATGTTTCTAAACCATTAGTGTTATTTACGCAGCATCCAGTCTCAATAGAATATGATGATACAAAAAAAAATATTGAACAATCGCTTAGAGCTCTTTGGAGACTTGCAAATGAAGGCGTACAAATAGTAATAACCTATCCAAATAATGATGTAGGATGTAAAATAATAATTGAACAAATTAATTATTTTATTAATAATAGAAATAATAAAAATATTTATATATACCCCTCTTTAGGTCAAAAAAATTATTATGGATTTTTATCATTAGCCTTAGATATGAATAAAAAAATAGTTTGCTGTGGAAACTCTTCTTCTGGTATAAAAGAAACTCCAGCATTTTATTGTCCAACAGTAAATATTGGAACTCGGCAAAATGGTAGATTACGTGCTGAAAATGTTCTAGATGTAAGTTATGATGAAAATGAAATTTACTCTAAAATAAGATACTCTTTATATGACGTAGATTTTAGAAATAAGTGCAGAGAAATTATTAATCCATATGGCCAAGGCGATGCTTCTGAAAAAATTTTAGATGTTCTGATGAAAATTAAGTTGAATAATGAAATTTTAAATAAGAAAATGACATTGGTTAATTTTTAA
- a CDS encoding NAD-dependent epimerase/dehydratase family protein, with protein sequence MKKDIVILGSSGFIAKAFIKSILNKNFNITAIHRSNIEDKYPGISYQNVMSYLEAKIPQNSIVFHFAETADKAEVNKQGFSYIKRVEEQVLYFLSKKPIRFIYTSSTSVYNDQSSLYLNPDSILSEPNDVYSRAKVLVENIVKRNNGVILRLSNIFGSGMSNRNIFSNILSQIHNSEIILNDSSSERDYLWIDDLLSALYHVAIKEATGVFNVASGKSISVESLCKLILTATNKEHLQIKYRFPPCYSSIKIDISKTTECFNWIPKTNILDGIHKLIGDMSEK encoded by the coding sequence ATGAAAAAAGATATCGTTATTCTCGGTTCTTCTGGTTTTATTGCAAAGGCATTTATAAAAAGTATTTTAAATAAAAATTTTAATATAACTGCTATACATAGAAGTAATATAGAGGATAAATATCCAGGTATTTCCTACCAAAATGTTATGAGTTATTTGGAAGCAAAGATTCCACAGAATTCAATTGTTTTTCATTTTGCAGAAACAGCTGATAAGGCTGAAGTTAATAAACAAGGTTTTTCATATATCAAAAGAGTAGAAGAGCAAGTTTTGTATTTTCTGAGTAAAAAACCTATAAGATTTATTTACACTTCTTCTACCTCTGTATATAATGATCAAAGCTCTTTATATTTAAATCCAGATTCTATTTTATCAGAACCAAACGATGTTTATTCACGGGCAAAAGTCTTGGTTGAAAATATTGTAAAAAGAAATAATGGAGTCATTCTCAGGTTGTCGAATATTTTTGGATCTGGAATGTCAAATCGAAATATTTTTAGTAATATTTTATCGCAAATACATAATAGTGAAATTATTTTAAATGATAGTAGCTCTGAGCGGGATTATCTATGGATTGACGATCTTTTAAGTGCTCTTTATCATGTAGCAATTAAGGAGGCTACTGGAGTCTTCAATGTAGCGAGTGGTAAATCAATTTCTGTGGAAAGTTTATGTAAATTAATTCTTACAGCTACGAATAAAGAACATCTACAAATTAAATATAGATTCCCACCATGCTATTCTTCTATTAAAATAGATATCAGTAAAACTACAGAGTGCTTTAATTGGATCCCAAAAACAAATATTTTAGATGGTATTCATAAATTGATTGGAGATATGAGTGAAAAGTAA
- a CDS encoding N-acetylneuraminate synthase family protein, whose amino-acid sequence MFKIGNRSIGKDFPPLVIAEVGINHDGDLNKAIAMVDSAFESGAEVIKFQCHITEKEMIKTDILPGEISKEPLWNIIKRCELTEIEELKIKKYCDQKGIMYLSTPFSREASDRLEKMDVPAYKIGSGECNNLPLIEYIAAKGKPIILSTGMNDIESIRRSVNIISKYSVPLILLHCTSMYPTPYKHVRLGAIDDLKANFPNIEIGLSDHSLNIYCALGAVAIGACILEKHFTLSKDWEGPDISISITPFELKELVNGSRAIWEARGGRKSILEEEKPVIDFAYASVATIAPIRKDDVFSIENIWVKRPGLGEIPASDFENIIGKKALNDIPNDIHLKLKDVSQ is encoded by the coding sequence ATGTTTAAAATTGGAAATAGAAGTATTGGAAAAGATTTTCCACCACTTGTTATTGCTGAAGTTGGAATAAATCATGATGGAGATCTTAATAAAGCGATTGCTATGGTTGATAGTGCATTTGAAAGCGGAGCAGAAGTAATCAAATTTCAATGCCATATTACTGAAAAAGAAATGATTAAGACAGATATTTTACCTGGAGAAATTTCAAAAGAACCTCTTTGGAATATAATAAAAAGATGTGAATTAACAGAAATTGAAGAATTGAAAATAAAAAAATACTGTGATCAAAAAGGTATTATGTACTTATCAACACCATTTTCTAGAGAAGCATCTGATCGGCTTGAGAAAATGGATGTTCCAGCATATAAAATTGGTTCTGGAGAATGTAATAATTTACCTTTAATAGAATATATAGCCGCAAAAGGTAAGCCAATCATACTTTCTACTGGTATGAATGATATAGAATCAATTAGAAGATCAGTGAATATTATATCTAAATATAGCGTACCTTTAATATTACTACACTGCACAAGTATGTATCCAACGCCATATAAACATGTTCGTCTCGGGGCAATTGATGATCTAAAAGCTAATTTTCCAAATATTGAAATTGGTTTATCTGATCACTCTTTGAATATTTATTGTGCATTAGGTGCTGTTGCAATAGGTGCATGCATTTTGGAGAAACATTTTACTCTCTCAAAAGATTGGGAAGGCCCAGATATTTCAATTTCGATCACACCCTTTGAGCTTAAAGAATTAGTTAATGGATCAAGAGCAATTTGGGAAGCTCGTGGTGGAAGAAAAAGTATTTTGGAAGAAGAAAAGCCTGTCATTGATTTTGCATATGCATCGGTGGCGACAATTGCACCAATTCGTAAAGATGATGTATTTAGTATTGAAAATATCTGGGTTAAAAGACCTGGTTTAGGCGAAATTCCTGCATCTGATTTTGAAAATATAATTGGAAAAAAAGCTTTGAACGATATTCCGAACGATATTCATTTAAAACTGAAAGATGTTTCTCAATGA
- a CDS encoding N-acetyl sugar amidotransferase, which translates to MIENLEVKYGLPPKIIFCKKCVMSNQRPSSTQEFKHTIQSKKVTLQIDESGVCDACRFSEQKNNINWSDREKELEILCDKFRKKDGSYDCLVPGSGGKDSAYAAHILKYKYGMHPLTLTWPPILYTEYGYQNYKNWIEIGGFDNICFKQNGRVMKLLTRLSIINLLHPFQTFILGQKNLAPKIAAKFNIPLVFYGENEAEYGNPIADNSTSLRDKSYFTMNNLDDLYLGGVSVKELQSKHNIELADLMPYLPASISDLEKSFVDVHYLGYYLRWAPQEVYYYAVENTGFKPRPFRTQGTYSKYSSIDDKIDDLHYYTTFIKFGIGRATYDASQEIRNDHINREEACNLVKRFDGEFPDRYFNEIMEYLEINGDDFLELCDKARSDHIWKKVGHEWRLRHTVNNDGVDD; encoded by the coding sequence ATGATTGAAAATTTAGAAGTAAAGTATGGTCTTCCTCCAAAAATTATTTTTTGTAAAAAATGCGTTATGTCAAATCAAAGACCTTCATCTACTCAAGAATTTAAACATACAATACAAAGTAAAAAAGTAACTCTGCAGATTGATGAGAGTGGAGTTTGTGACGCTTGCCGCTTTTCGGAACAAAAAAATAATATAAATTGGTCTGATCGTGAAAAAGAACTTGAAATTTTATGTGATAAATTTCGAAAAAAAGATGGTTCATATGATTGTTTGGTTCCTGGAAGTGGAGGCAAAGATAGTGCGTATGCAGCACATATCTTAAAGTATAAGTATGGCATGCATCCTCTTACGTTAACATGGCCTCCTATATTATATACAGAATATGGTTATCAGAATTATAAAAACTGGATTGAAATAGGAGGATTCGATAATATTTGTTTCAAGCAAAATGGAAGAGTGATGAAATTATTAACACGTTTATCTATTATTAATTTATTGCATCCATTTCAGACATTTATTCTTGGTCAAAAAAATTTGGCCCCAAAAATCGCAGCAAAATTTAATATTCCCTTAGTTTTTTATGGTGAGAATGAAGCTGAATATGGCAATCCAATCGCAGATAACTCTACTTCTTTAAGAGATAAATCATATTTTACAATGAATAATTTAGATGATCTTTACTTAGGTGGAGTATCTGTAAAAGAATTGCAATCAAAACATAATATTGAGCTTGCTGATTTAATGCCATATTTGCCAGCTTCAATAAGCGATTTAGAAAAGTCTTTTGTTGACGTCCATTATTTAGGTTATTATTTAAGGTGGGCCCCACAAGAAGTATATTATTATGCAGTTGAAAACACTGGATTTAAGCCTCGCCCGTTTCGGACGCAAGGTACATATAGCAAGTATAGTAGTATTGATGATAAAATTGATGATCTGCATTATTATACTACATTTATAAAATTTGGGATCGGCCGGGCAACATATGATGCCTCTCAAGAAATAAGAAATGATCATATTAATAGAGAAGAGGCATGTAATCTTGTCAAACGATTTGATGGTGAATTTCCCGATCGCTATTTTAATGAGATTATGGAGTATCTTGAAATTAATGGAGATGATTTTTTGGAGTTGTGTGATAAAGCTAGATCAGATCATATCTGGAAAAAAGTAGGACATGAATGGCGATTAAGACATACTGTTAATAATGACGGAGTAGATGATTAG
- the hisH gene encoding imidazole glycerol phosphate synthase subunit HisH, producing MSKKIVIIDYSLGNLSSVYNVFNYLGQDVLITSDPEVIIQSDAAVLPGVGSFKDAMLTLNTTGIGDAIFEFIKTGKHLLGICLGMQLLFSKSEEFGETNGLNIISGSVKRFSNFSSDNLINYKVPQIGWNKINYIEGHQLLEMTPLKNISFISDYMYFIHSYYVVPDLISIKLTHTNYAGIDYCSSILKDNIFAVQFHPEKSSKKGIQIYKDWLDIL from the coding sequence GTGAGTAAAAAAATTGTTATAATTGATTATAGTCTAGGGAATTTAAGCAGTGTTTATAACGTTTTCAATTATCTAGGACAAGATGTTTTAATTACAAGTGATCCTGAAGTTATAATACAATCGGATGCTGCTGTTTTGCCAGGAGTTGGATCCTTTAAAGATGCTATGTTGACATTAAATACAACTGGAATTGGAGATGCAATTTTTGAATTCATTAAAACAGGAAAACATTTATTAGGCATATGTTTAGGAATGCAACTATTGTTTTCAAAAAGTGAAGAATTTGGTGAGACAAATGGACTAAATATTATTTCTGGAAGTGTAAAAAGATTTAGTAACTTTAGTTCAGATAATTTAATTAATTACAAAGTTCCTCAAATAGGCTGGAATAAAATTAATTATATTGAAGGACATCAGTTATTAGAAATGACACCTTTAAAAAATATATCTTTTATAAGTGATTATATGTATTTTATTCACTCTTATTATGTCGTTCCTGACTTGATATCAATTAAATTGACTCATACAAATTATGCAGGAATAGATTATTGTTCGTCTATACTTAAAGACAATATTTTTGCTGTTCAGTTTCATCCTGAAAAAAGTTCAAAAAAAGGAATTCAAATCTATAAAGATTGGCTGGATATTTTATAA
- the hisF gene encoding imidazole glycerol phosphate synthase subunit HisF produces MTLRIIAKLDIKGPNLVKGIQLEGLRVLGDPILFAQNYYEQGIDEILYIDVVASLYNRNSLHDLIEKTSKKSFIPLTVGGGIRNLEDIKAVLRVGADKVCINTAAINDPTFIEKAALKFGSSTITIAIEVIKQANQNYLVYTNNGREYTGIDAFEWAKTVEKLGAGEILLTSIDREGTGTGFDCELISKFVNAVGIPVIAHGGAGQLSQIVECAKKTHVNAIALASIIHYDLVHELFKEYTQKSEGNLQFLKNKEIPKYIKPSNIFEIKNALLDESIICRPCF; encoded by the coding sequence ATGACTCTTAGAATAATTGCAAAATTAGATATAAAAGGTCCAAATTTAGTTAAAGGTATTCAGTTAGAAGGTTTAAGAGTTTTAGGTGATCCAATTTTATTTGCTCAGAATTATTATGAGCAAGGTATTGATGAAATTTTGTATATTGATGTTGTTGCAAGCTTATATAATCGAAATAGTTTGCATGATCTCATTGAAAAGACTTCAAAGAAATCTTTTATTCCATTAACTGTTGGAGGAGGAATAAGAAACCTTGAAGATATTAAAGCAGTTCTTAGAGTAGGAGCCGATAAAGTTTGTATAAATACTGCAGCAATAAATGATCCTACATTTATTGAAAAAGCGGCTTTAAAATTTGGTTCATCAACAATTACTATTGCTATTGAAGTTATAAAACAAGCTAATCAAAATTATTTAGTTTATACTAACAATGGCAGGGAATATACAGGAATTGATGCTTTTGAGTGGGCTAAAACAGTAGAAAAATTAGGTGCCGGAGAGATATTGCTCACATCAATTGATAGAGAAGGAACTGGAACGGGTTTTGATTGCGAACTCATTTCAAAATTTGTAAATGCAGTTGGAATTCCTGTCATTGCCCATGGTGGTGCTGGACAATTATCGCAAATTGTAGAATGTGCTAAGAAAACTCATGTTAATGCAATAGCACTCGCAAGTATCATACACTACGATTTAGTGCATGAACTATTTAAAGAATATACTCAAAAAAGTGAAGGAAATCTTCAATTTTTGAAGAATAAAGAAATTCCAAAATATATAAAGCCTTCAAATATTTTCGAAATAAAAAATGCATTATTGGATGAGAGTATTATATGTCGTCCTTGTTTTTAA
- a CDS encoding acylneuraminate cytidylyltransferase family protein, protein MYSGYKILGLITARGGSKGIPKKNIVHLGEKPLIAWTIEEAKKSIFLDRIVLSSDDKEIIEVSKMFKCEVPFVRPKELAKDTSSSIDVVLHAIKNITEDYNYLVILQPTSPFRSYKDIDNCIKMCIDNSVSSAVSVVPTQAVNYSFSISSNNTLLPVINIGEIKRRQDLEVYYKINGAVYVIDVKKFLKNLKLINDDTIPYIMLKENSIDIDDYFDLKFAEFLLSNKYLGNIQ, encoded by the coding sequence ATGTACAGTGGATATAAAATTCTAGGTTTAATAACAGCTCGAGGTGGATCAAAAGGAATTCCAAAAAAGAATATTGTGCATCTAGGTGAGAAACCTTTAATAGCATGGACAATTGAAGAGGCTAAAAAATCAATTTTTCTAGATAGAATCGTTCTTTCTTCGGATGATAAAGAAATAATAGAAGTTTCGAAGATGTTTAAATGTGAAGTACCATTTGTTAGACCTAAAGAATTAGCTAAAGATACTTCAAGTAGCATCGATGTAGTATTGCATGCAATTAAAAATATTACAGAGGATTATAATTATCTAGTTATTCTTCAGCCTACATCTCCATTTCGAAGTTATAAAGATATTGATAATTGTATAAAAATGTGCATAGATAACTCAGTTTCATCTGCGGTTTCAGTTGTTCCTACCCAAGCTGTAAATTATTCATTTTCGATTTCTAGTAACAATACTTTATTACCTGTGATTAATATTGGCGAAATTAAAAGACGACAAGATTTGGAAGTATATTATAAAATTAATGGTGCAGTTTACGTAATAGATGTAAAAAAATTTTTAAAAAATTTAAAGCTAATCAATGATGATACAATTCCATATATAATGCTAAAGGAAAACTCTATAGATATAGATGATTATTTTGATTTGAAATTTGCAGAATTTTTATTAAGTAACAAATATTTGGGAAACATTCAATGA
- a CDS encoding GDP-mannose 4,6-dehydratase, with amino-acid sequence MSNRELGRVFVTGADGFIGSHLVEELVERNFEVTALCYYNSFGNYGWLSDLIHKKKPRNLKAILGDIRDPFFMKKVLRDQNTVFHLAALIAIPYSYVAPYSYFETNLTGTLNILEACLDSPAVSRLIHTSTSEVYGTAKFIPINENHPLQGQSPYSASKIAADMAVESYFRSMSLPAVILRPFNTYGPRQSMRAIIPTIISQVLSGSTDIKLGSLKPTRDFNYVKDTVNAFLEIALANDDVLGKIFNTGTSTEISIGELVSKIEKIFEIKLNVVVENERFRPQMSEVERLISDPSKLKLATNWKPKFQLEEGLTKVIEWMKNQNYYLSSSNVYHV; translated from the coding sequence ATGTCTAATAGAGAACTTGGCAGAGTCTTTGTTACAGGAGCTGATGGTTTTATTGGGAGTCATCTCGTAGAAGAGCTTGTAGAAAGAAATTTCGAAGTAACAGCACTTTGTTATTATAATTCATTTGGAAATTATGGTTGGCTAAGTGATTTAATTCATAAAAAAAAACCTAGAAATCTAAAAGCTATTTTGGGTGATATTCGTGACCCGTTTTTTATGAAAAAAGTTTTAAGGGATCAAAATACAGTTTTTCATCTGGCAGCGCTTATAGCCATTCCATATTCATATGTTGCTCCATATAGTTATTTTGAAACAAATCTTACAGGTACTTTAAATATCCTTGAGGCTTGTTTGGATTCACCCGCCGTGAGTCGCTTAATTCATACTTCTACTAGTGAAGTTTATGGTACAGCAAAATTCATTCCGATAAATGAAAACCATCCATTGCAAGGTCAATCACCATATTCTGCAAGTAAAATAGCAGCAGATATGGCGGTAGAATCTTATTTTCGGTCGATGTCATTGCCCGCCGTCATTTTAAGACCATTTAATACTTATGGGCCAAGACAAAGTATGCGTGCCATTATACCTACTATAATTTCACAAGTGTTGTCAGGAAGTACAGATATTAAATTGGGGAGTCTAAAACCAACGCGAGATTTTAATTATGTAAAAGATACTGTTAATGCATTTTTGGAGATTGCTCTTGCAAATGATGATGTTTTAGGGAAAATATTTAATACAGGTACATCAACTGAAATATCTATTGGTGAGTTAGTAAGTAAAATTGAAAAAATATTTGAAATAAAATTAAATGTTGTTGTTGAAAATGAAAGATTTAGGCCACAAATGAGTGAGGTCGAAAGACTAATCTCTGATCCGTCAAAATTAAAATTAGCGACAAATTGGAAGCCAAAGTTTCAATTAGAAGAGGGATTAACTAAAGTAATTGAATGGATGAAAAATCAAAATTATTATTTATCCTCATCAAATGTATATCATGTTTGA